The Geoalkalibacter subterraneus genome contains the following window.
GTCTGACCCTCGTCTCAGAAACCTTCATCCCTCAGGTCAACGGAGTTTCACGCACTCTGGACCGTCTGGTGCGGCATCTGGCATCACGGGGGGATCGGGTGCAGCTTATAATCCCGCGCTATGATGCTGTGGGTTCTGTACCGCCGTCGGTCGAGAAAAGCGAATGGAGTGCCTTTAAGCTGCCGTTTTACAAAGAGGTGCTACTGCCTGTTGCGCGCACTGCCAATGTGCGCAGAACGATAGAAGGGTTCTGCCCGGATATTGTTCATATCGCCACCGAAGGCCCCCTCGGTTTTGCCGCGCTGCGTGCGGCGCGGGCCATTGGAGTGCCCACGGTCGGCTCTTACCATACAGGATTTGAGATTGTGGGAAAGGTGCATCTTCATTCTGTTCCTCCTGCGTTAAGTTGATAATGGCCCGGTCTAATCACCGGGAAGGCGCTGGCTATTCAATAGGTGAAATGTTTTCGTTCAGTGAAATAAGTGTTTTATTTCTGTTTGATATGGTTATTTCTGATGGGCGGGCCAGGGGTCGCGCCCGAACAGCGGCTGGCTGTGGCGCAGAATTTTGGAGAGAAAAAGGGGGCAGTCTTCGTGGTCTTCGGAAAAGCAGCGATGGGCGATGCGGGTCGGCTCCAGCCGTGTGCTGGAGAAAGAAGCGTCACAGGCGCTCTTATCGACGCAGTAAAAAGGACAGTTGCTGTGAAGAGCCGGTCGTGACGGCAACGATCTGTGGATGGCGGACATGATGGGAACCTCCGAAAATTCGATGTTGATTTTTCGGAGTGGAGTGTGCTGCCGCAATGTTACGGCAGCATTATCTCCAGATGATGATTGTGTGAAAGTGGTTCGCCGGAGGGGGAGAAAGCTTTCCTCAGCAGAAGGGGAGAGGGTCTATGGTTGATCCGGGTTAAAGGTCTTTGAGCCGCTGGGGGTCGGTGTGAAACACGCCCCGGGAGTGAAGCCAGAGAAAATCTGCCTTTTCGTTCGGTGCGTCGCGGTTCCATTCGAGCGCGAGCACGGCACCTTTTCTAAGGATGACGGCACCGGGCGTCTGCAAAAGCTGGTTGCCAAGTTCGCTTAGATCAGGCTCGTGGCCGACGCAGGCCATGGATTTCACCCCGGGGTGCCGTGACAGCAGCCGATTCAGGCCGTCCAGGTCAAAGCCCGGCGCCAGGGTTTCATCCACCGGCAGCTGGCCGCGGAAAGAAAGACCTTCGGCGAGAATTTCCGCGGTCTGTACCGCACGTACCAGCGGGCTGGTGACGATGATCTCGGTCTCCATCCCCTTTTTACGCAGTTTCTGAGCGGCTTCCCGGAAACGTTCGCGGCCGTCGGGAGTCAAAAAACGATTGTTTTCCGGGATGTCGAAGGCGCGTTCGACCGCTTTGGCATGGCGGACCAGAAAAAGCAGCATGGCGTCTCCTCCAAATTCGGTATTGCGAATTCAGTTGCTTAAAAGCGGAAGCGGAAACCGACGTCGAGATTGTGGCTGCTGTATTCGATATCGTATTCACGCTCCTGTACGGTATCGGTTTCGGCATCCAGGGTTTTTGCGCGCAGTGTCGCGTCGAGCATGCCGAAGTAGCGATAACCGACTGAAATCGTAAAATGGTCGCCAATGGGCAGGCCGATGCCGGCGCCCGCCTGGTAGGCGAAGCGGGTGTCGTCGTCATCGCTGAAGCCGGCATCGTCCAGGGTCAGGCGTGCGGCTCCCACACCGATACCCATGTACGGGCGAAACGGGCTTCTGGTCCTGAAATCAACCCAGCTGTTGATCATCAGGCTGTCAACAGTTGCCTCCCCGCCGACCGGTCGGAAGGCGCCATTCTCTTCCACTTCGTCGGCGTCGGTGCTGCGCCGGGTATATTCAATTTCCAGCCGTCCGGAGGTGGTGCCGCTCTTGCTGAAATAAGTCCCGGCGTCATAGCCGAGTACGACGCCGTAGCTCATGCCGGGGTCGTATTCGATGTCGAAGGATGATCCGACCGGTGCCGAAACCGAGGAATCCTCGAGAAAAACTGCGCCTGTATTGGCGCCGAAATAAACACCCTGCTCAGCAGCGGTGGCGGAAGTAACAAGCGTAATGCAGGTCGCCAAGCCGAAAAAGATCATCCAACGCATTTTCACAGTAATATCTCCTGATTTAGATGATTCCTCCTCCCCCCAGCGGGGGGAGGGGATATCTCGTTAAAAGTAGAATCTGCCCAAAATCCTGTCAATGCCAATATGCTTATGCTGTGAAGCCGAAACGTTTCAGGGTCTCCGGCGGTGCCTGGTCGAAATGGGAAAATTCCATGGTGTAGGTGCCGCGTCCCTTGGTTGCGCCGCGCAGTTCCGTCATGTAGCCGAACATTTCCTCCAGGGCGACCCTGGCGCGAATGACATCGATTTCGCCGCGGGAGGTCATCCCTTCGACCTGGCCGCGCTTCTGCTGCAGGCCGCCCATGACCCGGCCGGTGCTTTCGGAGGGAATGGTCAGTTCCAGCGCCATGACCGGCTCCAGCAGGGTCGGCTGCGCCTCGCGGGCGGCCAGGGAGAAGCCGCGCTGGGCCGCCGCACGCAGGCCGATTTCGGTGGTGACGCCCTGCTTTATCTGAACTTCGGTCACGCGGATGCAGAGATCTGTGAGGGGATAGCCGGCCCGCACTCCCCCCTGGGCCGCCTGCCGCAGGCTTTCTTCCAGCAGAATGCGCCATTCTTCTGGAAGTTCAAGTGTTGAGGCCATTTCGATTTTCAGTCCGGAATTGCGTGCCAGAGGTTCGAGATGCAGGGTCAGTTCACCGTGATGCAGGCGTCCGTCGATCTCGCGTTCAAATACTTCATGATGTTCGCGCGGACGGGTCAGGGCTTCGCGGTAAACCACCTGGGGGCGGCCGGTCTGGACCTGGGTGTGAAAATCACGGGCCAGCCGCTCTACGACGACCTCGAGGTGAAGTTCGCCCATACCGGTGAGGATGGTCTGCCCCGTTTCGGCGTCTTCCCGGACCCGCAGGGTGGGGTCTTCCCACTGCAGCTTTTCGAGAGCTCCCGGCAGCTTCTCGCGGTCTTCGAGCGCGCGCGGCTCGACGGCGATGGAGACCATCGGTTCGGGGCAGCTCAGCCCGGCGATGCGCAGAGGACGATCCGGGCGGCACAGGGCGTCGCCGGTGAGGACATCTTTAAGGCCGGTGGCTGCCACAATGTCGCCGGCGCGGGACTGCTCGATGCGTTCACGCTTGTGGGCGTGCATCAGAAACAGCCGCGCCACGCGGTCTTCGCCTTCGCGGGTGCTGTTGTAAAGGGTTTCGCCGGCGGTTAAGCGACCGGAGTACATGCGCAGGTAGGTCAGTTTGCGTCCTTCGTCGGAGAGTACCTTGAAAGCCAGGGCGCACAAGGGTCCCTCGGGATCGCAGGGCAGTTCGATGAGGGTGCCGTCCCGGGGATCGCGCGCTTCAATGGGTGGAGCTTCTTTGGGTGAGGGGAGAAAGTCGATCACGCCGTCCAGCAGCGGCTGAACCCCCTTGTTGCGCAGGGCCGAGCCGAGAAAAACCGGAAAAATGCCGCAGGCGATGGTGCCGCGGCGCAAAGCGACCCGCAGGCGATCGGCTGTCACGGGATTTCCTTCAAGAAAATCGGTCATGATGTCATCGTCGAAATCGGCGGCGGCTTCCACCACCCGTTCGCGTGCGGCGCGGACCCGCTCCTGCTCCTCCTCCGGCAGAGGGTGGCGCTCCACCGTGCCTCCCAGATCATCCTCGCTGAACAGGATGATTTCCTCCTCCAGCAGATCGATCAGGCCGCTGAATTCGTGCTCAACCCCGAGCGGCAGCTGCAGCAGCACGGGGCGCGCCGACAGGCGGGCGCGGATCTGCTGGAGGGTGTTCTCGATATCGGCTCCAATGCGGTCGAGCTTGTTGATCAGGCAGATGCGCGGCACCCGGTAGTGGCCGGCCTGACGCCAGACCGACTCACTCTGCGGTTGGACGCCTTCGACCGCGCTGAATATGGCAACCGCCCCATCGAGTACGCGCAGGGAGCGCTCCACCTCGATGGTGAAATCGATGTGTCCCGGCGTATCGATGAGATTGATCCAGTGGTCGCGCCAGCGGCAGGCGGTGCTGGTGGCGGTGATTGTAATGCCGCGTTCCTGCTCCTGGGCCATCCAGTCCATGACGGTGTTGCCGTCGTGGACTTCACCGATGCGGTGGGTCTCGCCGGTATAGAACAGGATGCGCTCGGAGACGGTGGTCTTGCCGGCGTCGATGTGGGAGATGATCCCGATATTGCGAATGGATTTGAGCGCTGGTGGTTTCATGGGGCCGCCCGAGTGAAAAGAGAAATGATTTCATCGTATTGGAGATCAGTATATCGCACCTCGATCATCCAGCAAGATCCTTCTTTCATCACCCGTCATGAGCCTGGTGCGGGCTTCCGTTTCGCAGATTTATTCCTCGCCAAACTCCAGCCGCATCCCGTCATAGGCCAGTTCTGCGTCAGGGGGAAGTTCCCGGGAGTGGCGCTCATGGTCGACGTCGTGATTCAAATGGGTGAGGATGATGCGTCGCACGCCCAGCTCACGCATGGCCTCGATGGCGGCCGGAATATTGAAGTGCGTGGTGTGGGGACGAAAGCGCAGGCCGTCGATGATGACCGTGTCCAGGTGCTGGAGCAGGCGTTTGGAACCATCGGGAATGGCATGACAGTCGGTCAGGTAGGCGAACGGGCCGATGCGATAGCCGAGGCAGAGGTTGTGACCGTGCAGCAGCGGCACCGGCTGGATCCTGAGGCCGAACAGGTTGAGGGGACCGTCGATGATGTGGGTTTCAAGATTGGGACGATAGCCCGATGCGACCGCATCGTCGAAGATATAGCGGAAAGCGCGCCGGATGGAGTCGATGGTGACCGTGCTGCCGTGGATGGGAATGGCGCCGCCGTTTTTCATGCTGAAGGCGCGCAGGTCGTCGATGCCGTTGACGTGGTCGGCGTGCGAGTGGGTGTAAAGA
Protein-coding sequences here:
- a CDS encoding GPMC system MBL fold metallohydrolase; the encoded protein is MSAGFSVRVLGSGTSTGVPTLGCECPVCTSDSPRNHRTRCSILLQHRGRHILIDTATDLRQQALREGIGHIEAVLYTHSHADHVNGIDDLRAFSMKNGGAIPIHGSTVTIDSIRRAFRYIFDDAVASGYRPNLETHIIDGPLNLFGLRIQPVPLLHGHNLCLGYRIGPFAYLTDCHAIPDGSKRLLQHLDTVIIDGLRFRPHTTHFNIPAAIEAMRELGVRRIILTHLNHDVDHERHSRELPPDAELAYDGMRLEFGEE
- the sixA gene encoding phosphohistidine phosphatase SixA, which gives rise to MLLFLVRHAKAVERAFDIPENNRFLTPDGRERFREAAQKLRKKGMETEIIVTSPLVRAVQTAEILAEGLSFRGQLPVDETLAPGFDLDGLNRLLSRHPGVKSMACVGHEPDLSELGNQLLQTPGAVILRKGAVLALEWNRDAPNEKADFLWLHSRGVFHTDPQRLKDL
- a CDS encoding glycosyltransferase; this translates as MKSLRLTLVSETFIPQVNGVSRTLDRLVRHLASRGDRVQLIIPRYDAVGSVPPSVEKSEWSAFKLPFYKEVLLPVARTANVRRTIEGFCPDIVHIATEGPLGFAALRAARAIGVPTVGSYHTGFEIVGKVHLHSVPPALS
- a CDS encoding outer membrane protein, with the protein product MRWMIFFGLATCITLVTSATAAEQGVYFGANTGAVFLEDSSVSAPVGSSFDIEYDPGMSYGVVLGYDAGTYFSKSGTTSGRLEIEYTRRSTDADEVEENGAFRPVGGEATVDSLMINSWVDFRTRSPFRPYMGIGVGAARLTLDDAGFSDDDDTRFAYQAGAGIGLPIGDHFTISVGYRYFGMLDATLRAKTLDAETDTVQEREYDIEYSSHNLDVGFRFRF
- the fusA gene encoding elongation factor G; this translates as MKPPALKSIRNIGIISHIDAGKTTVSERILFYTGETHRIGEVHDGNTVMDWMAQEQERGITITATSTACRWRDHWINLIDTPGHIDFTIEVERSLRVLDGAVAIFSAVEGVQPQSESVWRQAGHYRVPRICLINKLDRIGADIENTLQQIRARLSARPVLLQLPLGVEHEFSGLIDLLEEEIILFSEDDLGGTVERHPLPEEEQERVRAARERVVEAAADFDDDIMTDFLEGNPVTADRLRVALRRGTIACGIFPVFLGSALRNKGVQPLLDGVIDFLPSPKEAPPIEARDPRDGTLIELPCDPEGPLCALAFKVLSDEGRKLTYLRMYSGRLTAGETLYNSTREGEDRVARLFLMHAHKRERIEQSRAGDIVAATGLKDVLTGDALCRPDRPLRIAGLSCPEPMVSIAVEPRALEDREKLPGALEKLQWEDPTLRVREDAETGQTILTGMGELHLEVVVERLARDFHTQVQTGRPQVVYREALTRPREHHEVFEREIDGRLHHGELTLHLEPLARNSGLKIEMASTLELPEEWRILLEESLRQAAQGGVRAGYPLTDLCIRVTEVQIKQGVTTEIGLRAAAQRGFSLAAREAQPTLLEPVMALELTIPSESTGRVMGGLQQKRGQVEGMTSRGEIDVIRARVALEEMFGYMTELRGATKGRGTYTMEFSHFDQAPPETLKRFGFTA